In Glycine max cultivar Williams 82 chromosome 4, Glycine_max_v4.0, whole genome shotgun sequence, the genomic stretch gccaattactctctctctctctatatatatttttctttttttgggtttttgatttatttggtttGCACTAAATTGGATCAGTTTATGAACACTCCTTGTTAACATAGTAACATTAAAATGCCAATAAAGTTTTATTTCGTAATTCTTGCACATATTATATTGTGTATTGTATTCatataaatatacaataatTAGAATCGTTCTGTAATACTTGAAAATATCACGAagatgatcaaaataaaatgttaaggAACCTGTTTATAGGATTTGGCCCATTCTGTCCCAAATATAAAAGTTGTTCGCATTTGTGTTCTTTGTCAGGCTAAGATAGTAGGAAAAACAAGCTATGCCAGCAACTTGTCTGGGTATGATGAATATGTTCCAATGGTAGACATACCTGTTGATGCTGGTTGGAAGAAGCAAGCATCTCTACAGAGGTCTTACACCTCTAAAGGTTAGTGACTTATGGCCTAGTATTTATTGATGTACTCTTTTGATGAATCCTCTCATTATTTGCTTATTCATTGAAAATTTACCCAGTTGCACAAATGCTTCTAAAGCTATGGTATTTTGATAGGCTTTATGCTCCTTGACTTTGGTTGTCATTGACTTATTAGTTATGCCTTAGATTTATGGTGATTGTGAGTCTAGACTATGTCACTATAACTTTCAATTGTTGAAGAACATGTCTTtaattttgggattttttttgtttattttttactatttatatGTGTAGGTATACATTATTTATGTTGTACGCTTAATCTTCAGTAACAGTCACCTTGCTATTCGTGCTCATGCTAGAGTTTTTGGGGTCTCTGCCCTGGGATTGACAACTATGGATCCTTGACATAGTATCCTGACTTTGTCTAGACTTAAAAGTCAAAAGGCTTGTGATAGGTCTGTTAGAGTCATATAAAGATTTAAACAATTCCTAGGACCTGTATCTAAGTTGATTTTTGTTGCTTAACAGTGCAACTTGATTTGAATTGTTTGATGCAATTTTCTCCggaataattaaattgaatttcaatacaGGAGCACCTCCTCCTGACACTCAGAAAACTCCTGAAGGGATTCAAGCTCGGATGTGGGTAGCACTGTCTATCTTCTTCTTGACTGTATTAACTCTCTTACGCCAAGTTGCATACCCTGTGACCAAGAAATTTCCAGCATTATCTTCCAATGATGATAAGAGTACTTCAAAACCACCTCCTGATACAACAAACATGGAagttcttcctccttcatcaaCTCCATCATGTACAGAGGAAAATCTCCTTCCCTCCATGCTGAAAAGGTTAGGTGAGCTTGAAGAGAAGGTTGACACACTCCAATCTAAGCCATCTGAGATGCCTTATGAGAAAGAGGAATTGTTGAATGCTGCTGTATGCCGGGTGGATGCTTTGGAAGCTGAGTTAATTGCTACTAAAAAGGTAGGATGCTTATGATATTTTAGTTACTATTTGAAGCTATGAAGCACGGACACCGGACACGGATACGTGGACACCtgtaatgtccaaaatatagaACGTAGTACGGGTGTTGTGTCGGTGTCGGACATTGACATAGACGCGTGTCGGACACCGGACATGACAAGGGGTTGAAGTGTCTGTGCTTCATAGATTTGAAGATTATGCTGTCATGCCAATGCTCTATATATTTATGGAGTACATGTGTAAAGCATTGAGATATatccatttcttctttttcctcttttatttattattattattattatcatctttaagtttaaaactaaaaacatgcCATTGCTTCATGACTCTGACTTACATTACggcatagaaaataaattaacatctGCATGGAATCGAGGTTTGTTTGTGCATTCCGAAATGGCATAGTATAGGGTGGAGATATGAAGAATAGAGTGTCTCATTGATTGCTTACCTGAGCCCCTAACTCTAACATTTGGATTTGATGAATTCTGCATAGGCTCTATATGATGCATTAATGAGGCAAGAAGAGCTGCTTGCTTACATTGACAGACAAGAAGAAGCCAAGTTGCGGGTAAGTTGGCAAGTCTATCTTTTGAATAAAGTTAAAACCTTGACATGCatcaaaattttcatctttctgTTTCCTGTGTTTTTATCAGAAAAAGAAGTTTTGCTGGTGAGATTTATGAATGGGAAAGAGATTCTGCAGAGGATGTCTCAAAGTGCAGGTTGTTCTTAAGGAATGTTAACCTTGCGCATGATGTAACTCTGACCACTGATTTTCAGTATACGAGTAAACATAATGGAGAATTGTTTCAACGTGTGTATATTCAGAATGCTATCTTTGCTGGCTTGTAAAACACGAGCCTTTTTGCTTTTGTTATGGTCATACCTTCATCTATCCTTGTTACAATTTGTTTGCCTTTGTTAGTCGAAAAGCTTTTTCCCCTCCTATCTCTCGTTTACTTGTGCTGAGTATTTTCTCAGTAGTGCTAAAACCTGATTAATGCCTAACCGATTCATGTGCCCGATTAGGATTTGCCTACTAACCTTCTCCTCTGGTTTCCGTAGATCTGCTTTGTTCAAAAAGTAGATGTTGctctatcttttatttttcctagtGTGACGGCTTCCTAGTTGGTAGCAGTTACTCTCTAAAGGCAATGTCCTAATTAGAATCTATTTGCGGGGTGGGACAGAAGAAATATCTTGCTAAGGTGTTTTGGTGTCTAGGCCGATCATTTATTTGTAAGCTATCGTAAAGCTGTGGCATACAAACTTGCTGATCTTAGAATAGATATATCAAAGCACATTCGGTTGGTAAAATATTGATAGGTAGTTGTGTCAAGGGAGAGCCTAATTCAGTTGGTTAAATACGAAGAATAAGCTATCATAAAACCCAGACATTGGCTTTAATtttcatgaataaaataaaaattactaatagAGTTGTTGGCTAGATGAAGTCTTCCTTTTTTATTGATGTTGTCAATACATTGATTAAGGTATTACTTTAGACGCAATTGATAACGTTAATATTATATGCTCTTTTATTCAATGATTTTAGGAAAGAAAGCAAGATTTTAATATTCTATTTTGGGGGCAGTTATTAGGAATACCAGTTAAAGTGAAAGGGAAAAATATATGTCATGATTATGTGAATGCACACGATACTTCCAGAAAAATTGTTTACACAAAACATCTTCAAAAACCAGTAATTCTcatgttaaaatgattttttttaaaacaaaaccaTGCCTTAATTTTATCCAGCATATGCACGATATTTTCAAGGGATGGCAAACTTTATATTGGACAGAAGTTTTTAATCAAACACTGAATAGGCAGTCGAAGTAGAAAACCTCCAGTTTTACAACTCTTCCTGATGCAGTAAAACATTTGAAATCACGTAGCGAAACAGCGGAAGCGGAACTGTAATCACAAACCAAAAAAGTGAGTAGAAGAAGTCTATAGATAGAAGAAATTTATAGAAATGTATGGCTGGTAATGGTATGACATACCAACTTCTTGTTGCTGTTCTTCTTCTTGTCAATTTGAGCTTGGAGTTCTACTTGTCGAGCAAGTGCATCATCAAGTGCCTAAAGTCGAAATAGAAagccaaattaaaatacaaaaacggAAGAGGCTCTATTATGTTATGGCATTGAAGTATGAAGGAAAAGCGGTAAACCTTTTTGGTTGCAACCAAGTCTTGTTCGAGAGTGGTGACTCTGCACAGAGCATTATTCAGCACTTCCTCTTTTTCGTGTGGAATGACAGGTCTCATGCTGAGGACAGTGACTTTCTCTTCAAGTTCAGCCATGCGCTTCATCACTGCCATGTAATCATTGCATGAAATGGTGGGTGCTTTCATCATAGTGCCATCATAATACCCTGAGCTGCTGCCATACACTATTGCTTCAGTGATTTTCCTTGGCATGTTCCTTGTCAAGCGGATCACTGTTACAATTCCCATAACAATGGCCATGATTCCTCCAACAAAGTGATTGCTATACCCATCACAAGTCTTGCTAGGAAAACAATCTGcacattttggaaaataaatttacaattttaacaAAAGCATCCAGAAATATCTGTTATATTAGAAAGCAAAggaaaattcattttatatagCAGTATAGTATGTAATAATACCTTTAGAAAGAGCATCTTTATCTTTCTGTGTTAATTTATTCCAAGATGAATCGACTGGCTTGCCCAGCACAGGGACAAATGCGTCATATTTATACACAGCACATTGCTTTTTTGGAGATAAACATTGTTCATCAACATCGTATGTCTCTGGAAATGATTCTTTGTTTCCCTTAATAATATTATaggcaagaaaaaaaatgtatatttagtTATAAAATATTCTGGCAAAGAAGTTTCAGGACAGATCTTTGCACTCTAAAATTGCCAAAAATTAGGAAACTTACTACATTTTGATGTGCTGTACCATCTTCTATGATTGTTTTCTCCTCAATCCCAGATAAGGTTTTTCTCTTGCATTTGCCCTCGCCATTGTGAACCATCTAATTCATTCAGAAGAAATGCttcattgtttttctttgcTATTATAACTAGAGAAACTTATCTTTCTGCAGTAAACTACCTTCAAGATATCTGGGTCATTCCATGGACCCTTGTCAGAAAGCATACAACCACCTTTATCTGCACAAGTACAAGTACCACCCAAGAACTCTGGAAGTTCACTGGTAAATACAATAGAGAACTGAGGTGTTACTTATGGTCTTAAGGAACatagttaattttttgtttataaatcaaTGAATATTTATGGTCATGAAGAGTTAACACTACTCAATTCCAAATTATGTCACAGGGTGACCTTGGATAGCCTACATCTCTATGATGAGTATGAAATAAAATAGTACTTCAATGAGAAAGGAGATAAATTTAACCTGGCATCAATGATTTCAAGCAACTTCCTCTGGTATTTATTACCTAGGACCTGGTCAATAAATCATTAACATGTTCAGTGTCCATGCTTAAATGAAAATCAACCTTGGTTCAAATTGATCAGCACACTAAAAAGGTTTACATGGATTTTTGAGGTGGTCTTGGGATCTAGGAATGACTTAATGGAGTTCCACAAGAGCCTAAATCCAGAACCAGCATTGATGATGAACATACGGTTCAGTGACTGTAGAAAGAAAAGTTCAATTAGGGTAAATTTAGGAGGCCATTCAAACTGTTTCCATGCCTAGTAGATAAAATAAGGCAGTACCTCAGGGTAGTTGTCACCGTCAATTTTCTGAAGCCTCTGGAGGAGATCCCTTGCAGCTTTGTTCAAACTTTTAAGACCCTGAGAAAGCATTGCTAGTCAGCAATTGTGTGAAACTTCTTTCCATGTGAAATACATAATAGCAATTAATACGATATCCACCACAAATAATTGGAAATGGACATTGCTTTGTTAAATTTATGTCTATGATGATCTATCATTTGAGATGTAACAATAGTCCTTATCTCCTATTGGTTTTTCTATGGCAGAGGGATTGGAGAACTGAAATGTAGCTGTAGAATTTTGTACATACCACTCCTTGCACATCCAAAAGAGTTGTACTTTGGTCAATGTGCTTCTTTGCTGAGATGGAACACGCAGGCAACTTAACAGCGAAGGTCCTCTCAAACTCTCTTACATGGTACTTGAGATAGCGTTCCATTGTTGTTACTTGCATCAGCTTAATAGAGTCCACCTGACCCAACTTTTCAATGTAAACAGGCCGGCCATCCTTGTCAATCCCATGATGCCCTTGTGGGTAGTATTTTAGAACTTCCTCTAGTTCATTGAATTCAAAATCCTTGAggacaaaaaatttataattagatacataaataaaaaattatacacaaaAGATCACAACATGAAGAGTGATTTTCCTATTTTTGCACGGAAATACCTCCATGATAGTGTCAGCACCAAATTCTTGCCTCCACTTAAGCATATCTGCCcacatttgttttgttttctcaaTGTCAAACTTCCTTGCTCTCAAGAATCTGGATCATCAGACAATTAAATTATAGAGAAATTATTAGAACTGTGAAATTAAGGCATTAAGCAAAGTTAAGCTACTCATGCTACAGctggtaaataaataaatcactgAAGAAGCAACTATGTCACAAGGCTACCTTAGCATCATATGATGATCATCATGTTTTGCGGGCAATAGCTCTTCCAAGATGAGTGCTTGGCGAAAAGCATCAACTGCTTGCAACTCTTCTGCATCAAGATCATCCTCAATAGAAACAGACATAACCCTGCTGTGCCTCCTCCcccttttggcaaaggaatgCTTGAACTTAGATGAGGCGCTGATTGCCACCTTCTTGAACGATCCAagctttttcttcctttcatcCTCGGAATATTCAATTTCATGACCTGTGCTTGCAAGAAAGTAAAATTTAGCCGCAGaagtttgaaaaagataatCGAAAGAAAGAAATTCTGACGCTAAACATCTTCATCCACTGCTGTTGTTGTACCTGTTTCCATTGACAACCTAggcaaaaataaattacatgctTTTCCTGGAGCATAACATCTGGATTTATAAATGCTTTACGTTTGTTATCTAACCAACAATTAATGAATAGCAGCATAGCATTGAATGCATTAATAGTTGTAAAGTTTATATCCTCTCAATTTTATAGGTACATTAATTATGTAAACCAATAACATTAATCCGTTGTCTTTGTTTGGAACTCAACATTAAAGATGTTGCAATGGAAACCAAACCATTCAAGAAGTCAGTCATGTGCATCTCAATCATTGACCCCCATTTCTGTAAACGGCACatctaaatataaaatgtttgtcTATGAACTATGATGGCCTGCAAAATTGTTGTGGTGAACCACTCGACATTCTAGCTAGTGTAATAATTTAGATAAAGATTTCATTGCGCATGCATAAAATATAAGTGAAACTGCAGAGGATGTTGTGAAATACTATGAAATTCAAGGAATTAGACTTACCAAGTTTCATGGGTAGGTCAACAGGTGCGGACATGATGTCAGTCATGATTAATAAACTTACTTAAAAGAGCAAAAGCAGCCCTAAGGCAGAAGAAAATCAAGTACTAGAATACATCAATTGCCCACAATGGAGCCTTCACGTACACCTGCACCTTAACCCTGAAAAACGTCTCAAGAAGCTCCAAAAATAATCAACCATTAGCATGCATGGCCAAAAAGAAAActagcaaaagaaagaaatctTAAATCTAAATGATCAAATGCTGCTCATGCATGCAACTAGAAATGCCAATAAAAGTGAGAACGGgctaaaacaaacaaacacgcTATAAGATGGTACGCTGAGTTTATGCATGAATGAACATCATCATATATTCATAGTTAATGAAGGAGGAGAAGATGAAAGAACTATCTTAGATGATACCTTGACTTACACAAGAATGCAGGGGTTgcaaaaaacaagagaaaagtGCAAATATATTATCCAAATAAATCGCTCAAAGTGGGGGCGCGTAATGGGATATACAAAGGCTAAAACGGTAAGCCAGGTTGGTAGAACTAGTAGACAATTTTAgagtttgatattttttctttgttttatgtttatttatcgTCATTTTCCGTCGAAGAGGTCTTCGATTAGGTGATTCTTTGTAAGCTTCAGATGCTATGAGAGTTGGATTTGCCGAAATGCAAGCCACTCCGTTGCTTCACAATCACATATGACATATTATTCTTTTCCACGCAACACTTATATAGTTATACCAGCTCATCCATTCTTCCACATATTAATGTATATCATGCCTCCTACTACTCCTAAGTCCTACCActcactaaaaattaaatgaaagcctACGTCATCCCCCACGCAGCTCAGAACGTCTTGCTTCCTTGGTATATACATTATGCCATCATCTCCATCTCCCTTGCACATTTCAGGAGCTACCTTTTTTTTgtgttcaaatttttatttttgatatctaTTTACTTTAAGTTCGTTACCGTTAACATGTCACATGATCACTTAATCAAATCAAAGATGTGACACTCTATTAACTTGAAATATTAAGACTAACAAAAacaatctattttaaaatattaagtagtaagataaaaaatatattttatataataaattaagtagTTTCACGATTCGTatctttttaattcctatagtttgaaagtgatttttttaatcctctAACTTATATttgtagtttgaaagtgatttttttagtcttgttatttgtattttaattttcttttagtccttataatttgaaagttgtatttttagtctctatactttatattttaattcccttttagtccttaccaccaaaatatgagtaatattatcaattacaattaactaaaaaaatattagcaacTAATTCGTAACTAATCTATcacaagataatttgtaataaaaaaatagtcgataatttataattaattatttatatatatttaaggtaattaaaatacatattattgggaactaaaaaatcacttttaaaatgatagagattaaaagataattaaaatacaaattataaggactaaaaataacacttttaaattataaagactaaaaaataattaaaatataaattataaagattaaaaaaattactttcaaactgtaagaagtaaaaataatgaatagtAAAACTTGGAATCAAATcattaatttaacctaaattaaaaaagagatgtgtcatgtatgaaaaatataatatttaagccAATAGTTGAAGGGTATAAATAATTGTCATGACTGAGAAGATAATATCAATTGTCAAATGAAtgctaatttataattaaaagataaaataatataaaaaatgtgtgtaACCTCAAGAGGAATATTGTAGattctaataattttatattattttataatttgattataaCTTTAACTCTCAAATTTCAGGCTTAATTTCATATACTAAATAGACGCTAATtataattagaagataaaaatattggGATTACATGTATGCAGGGCTTTTGCTgggagaaaattattttatttctcgaAAATTATAGGTagaaaaatttagttttttatatttggtatgtattttaaaaaattaacatgtatgaaaaagatattttttagaaatattttttaaatcaacttcaaataaaaactttttcatgAAAGGAGGTGAGATCGTGagatttttactttttggatttcttttattatagtGAAAAcatcatctatttttttaattaaattatataatatgataaataattaaaataatcagtaaaattatatgtaattcttccattcataaaaaaattatttaaaaattctcaTTAGCTAACtaaacacattttatttattaccaGAAAATATGATTTCCAGCATTCATAtattttcaagaataattcctaaacataaaaaacTTCTCTCCCCACAAATGTCTTCTTCATGTAGATTGATTGAAGTTGTTCCAATCCAATTAATTAGGGTCGGATCCACCCTTTTTAAACAATTTGATTCGCTCCATAAACTACTAAACCCTAAAGAACCCTTGCTTCCCTGGCCTTCAATTTCGCGTTCATGCTGATTCATGACCCGACTCTAGACCCGATATAACCCAATCGGATCGGACACTCACCCGACCCGTTTTCTTCCCGTCTCTttataacaacaacaacgccttatcccactaggtggggtcggctttTTTTTTTCCCGTTTCTCTgcgaaaaaaaaatccatagcGGTTTTTCTCACTCTCAGCAGCTACTTTATtcctcacttttttctttcattttcttatgacctcttctccttcttattataattataatataaatataaac encodes the following:
- the LOC100802579 gene encoding phosphatidylinositol/phosphatidylcholine transfer protein SFH3 isoform X2 is translated as MTDIMSAPVDLPMKLGHEIEYSEDERKKKLGSFKKVAISASSKFKHSFAKRGRRHSRVMSVSIEDDLDAEELQAVDAFRQALILEELLPAKHDDHHMMLRFLRARKFDIEKTKQMWADMLKWRQEFGADTIMEDFEFNELEEVLKYYPQGHHGIDKDGRPVYIEKLGQVDSIKLMQVTTMERYLKYHVREFERTFAVKLPACSISAKKHIDQSTTLLDVQGVGLKSLNKAARDLLQRLQKIDGDNYPESLNRMFIINAGSGFRLLWNSIKSFLDPKTTSKIHVLGNKYQRKLLEIIDASELPEFLGGTCTCADKGGCMLSDKGPWNDPDILKMVHNGEGKCKRKTLSGIEEKTIIEDGTAHQNVGNKESFPETYDVDEQCLSPKKQCAVYKYDAFVPVLGKPVDSSWNKLTQKDKDALSKDCFPSKTCDGYSNHFVGGIMAIVMGIVTVIRLTRNMPRKITEAIVYGSSSGYYDGTMMKAPTISCNDYMAVMKRMAELEEKVTVLSMRPVIPHEKEEVLNNALCRVTTLEQDLVATKKALDDALARQVELQAQIDKKKNSNKKLFRFRCFAT
- the LOC100802579 gene encoding phosphatidylinositol/phosphatidylcholine transfer protein SFH3 isoform X1 — its product is MTDIMSAPVDLPMKLGHEIEYSEDERKKKLGSFKKVAISASSKFKHSFAKRGRRHSRVMSVSIEDDLDAEELQAVDAFRQALILEELLPAKHDDHHMMLRFLRARKFDIEKTKQMWADMLKWRQEFGADTIMEDFEFNELEEVLKYYPQGHHGIDKDGRPVYIEKLGQVDSIKLMQVTTMERYLKYHVREFERTFAVKLPACSISAKKHIDQSTTLLDVQGVGLKSLNKAARDLLQRLQKIDGDNYPESLNRMFIINAGSGFRLLWNSIKSFLDPKTTSKIHVLGNKYQRKLLEIIDASELPEFLGGTCTCADKGGCMLSDKGPWNDPDILKMVHNGEGKCKRKTLSGIEEKTIIEDGTAHQNVGNKESFPETYDVDEQCLSPKKQCAVYKYDAFVPVLGKPVDSSWNKLTQKDKDALSKDCFPSKTCDGYSNHFVGGIMAIVMGIVTVIRLTRNMPRKITEAIVYGSSSGYYDGTMMKAPTISCNDYMAVMKRMAELEEKVTVLSMRPVIPHEKEEVLNNALCRVTTLEQDLVATKKALDDALARQVELQAQIDKKKNSNKKLVCHTITSHTFL
- the LOC100802579 gene encoding phosphatidylinositol/phosphatidylcholine transfer protein SFH3 isoform X3, coding for METGHEIEYSEDERKKKLGSFKKVAISASSKFKHSFAKRGRRHSRVMSVSIEDDLDAEELQAVDAFRQALILEELLPAKHDDHHMMLRFLRARKFDIEKTKQMWADMLKWRQEFGADTIMEDFEFNELEEVLKYYPQGHHGIDKDGRPVYIEKLGQVDSIKLMQVTTMERYLKYHVREFERTFAVKLPACSISAKKHIDQSTTLLDVQGVGLKSLNKAARDLLQRLQKIDGDNYPESLNRMFIINAGSGFRLLWNSIKSFLDPKTTSKIHVLGNKYQRKLLEIIDASELPEFLGGTCTCADKGGCMLSDKGPWNDPDILKMVHNGEGKCKRKTLSGIEEKTIIEDGTAHQNVGNKESFPETYDVDEQCLSPKKQCAVYKYDAFVPVLGKPVDSSWNKLTQKDKDALSKDCFPSKTCDGYSNHFVGGIMAIVMGIVTVIRLTRNMPRKITEAIVYGSSSGYYDGTMMKAPTISCNDYMAVMKRMAELEEKVTVLSMRPVIPHEKEEVLNNALCRVTTLEQDLVATKKALDDALARQVELQAQIDKKKNSNKKLVCHTITSHTFL